The uncultured Trichococcus sp. DNA window GCGATGAACAATCTGTCGGAGATCCTCAAGGCTGTAATATTCCATACGCGAAACGATCCCGAATCGGTCGCGCAGGGGCGCCGACAGACTGCCGGCTTTTGTCGTGGCACCGACCAGCGTGAACGGCGGCAGCGTAAAGTGGACCGGATGGGCTGTCGGCCCTTGTCCGATGATGATATCCACATAATAATCCTCCATGGCAGAGTACAGCACTTCTTCCACAATCCGTGGCAAACGGTGGATTTCATCAATGAAGAGGACATCCCCCGCTTCCAGTTCATTGAGCAATACCATCAGATCACCTGGTCGCTCGATTGCCGGTCCGCTCGTGCTGTGGATCCGGACATTCAATTCATTGGCGATGACCATCGCCAATGTCGTTTTCCCCAACCCTGGAGGCCCATACAGCAACACGTGATCCAAAGCTTCGCTGCGCGCTTTTGCGGCCTGGATATACACTTTCAATTCATTTTTGACTTTGTCTTGGCCGATGTACTGCGCCATCAATTGTGGCCGCAATGTTGTTTCGATCAAATCTTCAGTCAGGTCTTCCGTATTTCCGGAAACGATTCTATTTTCAGCTGTCATCTATATCACCCTTTTAAAAGTAGCTTGAACGCCGTACGAAGCACTTCTTCGGCGCTGGTGTAGTTTTCTTTTTCCAATAGCGGCAGTATTTTCTTCACTTCACGGTCCGAATATCCCAAACCGGCCAAAGCCTCCAGCGCTTCCGTCAACACAGCAGACTGTGCGCCAGCAGGTTCATTGACGGGATGTTCTTCCATCCAATACGTATCGGGCAGCAGTTCCCCGAGTTTGCCTTTCAAGTCCAAAATGATCTGCGAAGCTGTCTTTTTGCCTACACCAGGGAATTTCACCAAATAGCCCACATTATCTGTTTCGATCGCTTGAATCAGTCCCAGGTGATCATCGCTCGCCAATATGGACAACCCGCTCTTCGGTCCGATTCCGGAGACGCTGATCAGTTTCAAGTACAACTGTTTTTCCGTGTAGTCCTTGAACCCGAACAGCGTGATTGCATCTTCACGGACTGCCTGATAGATGTAAAACGTTACATCCTGGTTCAGACTTCCGGAAAAACGGAAAGGATTTGCGACCTGCAATTGGTAGCCGATGCCACCATTCTCCAGCACCACATAGAGCGGTCCCACATAGACTAATTTACCTTTTATATATTCGTACATCATCTGACTCCTACTCTTCATTTCCTGATTATCATTCGGTCCCTATCATAACATAAAACCAAACGGAAATGACAGCCGATCAGCCATATATGTGGGAACAATCGTTTGGTCTGCATGAAGCAACAAAAAATCCCAGGACCGGTAGCCTTGGGACTTATCGTCGTTGCCTATTCGAATAATTGTTTATATTCTGAGTAGCCTTCCGCATCCAATCGATCGTAAGGAACAAAACGCAGGGCTGCCGAATTGATGCAATAGCGCAGTCCGCCCAATTCTGCAGGGCCGTCCTCAAAAACATGCCCCAGATGGGAATCGGCTTGAGCGCTCCGGACTTCTGTGCGTTTGCGCATCAACTTGCGGTCCTCCAGCTCCTTCAGAGTGGAAATCGGTTTTGCAAAAGAAGGCCACCCGCAGCCTGCATCGTACTTGTCGGCAGAGCTGAATAAAGGCTCTCCGCTCACGATATCCACATAGATGCCCTTCTCGTAAAAATCATCGTATTCACCGGAAAAAGGCCTTTCCGTAGCTTCGTTCTGTGTCACTTCATATTGTAAAGGCGTCAAGCGCTTCAATTGTTCCTCTTTGTTGTCCATCTTGAGATCAGGCCCCTTTCTCTTCATTATTCCAGTATATCAAAAAATGCAAAAAAGCAGAACAAAAAAGTCTTGTTCTGCTTCGCACGTTCTTAATCAGCTTGGGATCAGAACAGATTCCCCAAAATGCTTCCCAGGATGCCGCCCAATCCGCCTGTTGCCGATGGCGTCGCCGTTCCGGATTGCTTAGGGAAAAGATCGGTGATATCGAAATTTTTCGTGGCCGTTTCTTCAGCTTGTTTGGAGAAGATGTCTGTCTGTTTGGCAACACCGTCGGAATCCAACCCATCAGCATCCTTTTTGTCAGCCAGCATGCCCAGGATCATCGGCGCCATGGAAGCTAAGACCTTGGCGACCTCAGATTTGCTGATGCCTGTTTGAGCAGCGATCTGGTCCACGACCTTGTCCTTGTCCCCGAAAGCATGATCCAATATTTTATCCCCGTCATCGGTGTCGACTTTCTTGAACACGTCTTCGATCGAGGATACGTCTTTCGTCTGACCTTTATGTTTTTCCAATGCATCTGATAAGGAATCTTTTCCTGCTTTTGACTCTGCGTTTTTGCTTAATGCCCGAAGGATCAAAGGGATTGCAACGACAGCCAATTTCGGCAAAATGCTTGCATCAACGCCCGTTTTGCTGCCCAAGGCCTGGATCGAACTTTCTTTGTTCAGTTCGCCCATCATTTCAGAAATGTCATTGATTTGCACCATTTTTTCCACTCCTATCTGCTATGTAACTATCATTATTTTACAATATACAGGCAGAAATAAGAAATGATACGCCCTCAATGCGGGTCCTGGATTCGCTTGAACATCTTCTCCATATCCTGGTTGGAGAATTGGATCAGCACCGGCCTGCCATGCGGGCAATTGTAGGGGTTGTCCGTTTCGGCAAGATCGGCCAATAATCGGCGTGCTTCTTTGTCGCTGAGGAAATGATTCGCCTTGATCGATCGCTTGCAACTCATCATGATGGCAGTGGCTTCCCGAAGCTTTTTGATGGAGATATCACCTTCAGCCAAAAACATCTCCACCAGTTCCTTCAGAATGTCTTCCTCCTCACCAGGCGTGAACCAGGCAGGATGTTTTTCAACGATGAAACTGTTCTGGCCGAAAGGTTCCAGGAACAGGCCCATCGCTTCCAGCTTCTCTCTGCTTTCCTGGATCAACTGAAATTCATTCGCCGGATAATCCAATATGATCGGTATCAGCAAACCTTGGAGATCGGCGGAAACCTTGCCGATTTCCTCACGATAATATTCATATTTGATGCGTTCCTGAGCAGCGTGTTGATCGATGATGTAGAGCCCGGTTTCGTTTTGCGCGAACAGGTAAGTGCCGTGCATCTGGCCGAAGAAGTGCAAGTCGGGGAACGGTCGCTTGCTCCCTGTTCCCTTCTCTGTTTCCGCTTCGATTTTCTGGACGGTTTTCATGATCGGTTCTTCATGGGCATCCGTATTTTTTGCTTCTCCGGACAAGCAAGGCATTTCTGGAGCATTGCGATCCTGTTTTGGCTTGTCACTGAACGGAACAACGTAAACTTCTTGTTCTTCACTTGGAAGGGAAAAGTCTTCACGAACTTCGATTTCTGCGGAATCTGTTAAGAACTTTATGTGTTCATCGTTCTCGTTATGAATCGGCCCGTTGTTCAACGATGTCTCCAAAGAGCGAAAATCTTCGTGTTCACTTGTTGCCGGCAAATTCACTTCCGTTTCCTGCACAAGTTCTTGATCGAATGACCGGAAAGAGACGCTCAACTGCTCGGTCCGGATCGAATCAACCGGACTTTGGCGTTTGAACTTCAGGTTTTCGATGCCGCTCGGGATGCGTTCTTCTGTCCGCAAAACAGCAGCGACTGCATTTTGGATCAATTCCCCAAGTTCTTTTTCTTTGCTGATCCTGACTTCTTTTTTCGAAGGGTGAACATTCACATCCAAAAGCAGGGAATCCGCCTCCAACACAATGACGGCGAGCGGATACCTTCCGACCATCAACTTGGATCCATAGCCGTCGATGATGGCTTTGTTCAAGGCGTAATTTTTTATGAAACGCCCGTTCAGTATCAAGGTGATGTAGTTGCGGCTTGCCCGCGTCGTGTCCGGCAAGCTGATGTAGCCCTTCACTTTGAAGTCCAAATTTTCGTTCTCGATCAGTTTCATCTTCTTGGCGGTCAGTGTCCCGTAGACTCCGGCGATGGTCTGGCGCAGATCGCCGTTGCCTGCTGTATGCAGGAGTTGATTGCCTTCATGATGCAAACGAAAAGCGATCTCCGGATGGCTTAAGGCGATCCGGTTCATGATGTCGGTGATGTTCGACAATTCAGTCTGCAGGGAACGGATGTATTTCAGGCGGGCGGGCGTGTTGTAGAAAAGGTCTTCGACGATGATTGTAGTCCCTTTACGGGATTTATTCGGCCTTTCCTCTCCGATGACGCCGCCCTTTATCGACAAATAGGTGCCGCTTTGATCAGCGACAGCCGTTTCGATCGAAACTTTTGCGACGGAAGCGATACTGGGCAAAGCTTCGCCCCGAAACCCCAGCGAGTGGATGCGGAAAAGATCATCCTGCGTGTAGATTTTGCTGGTCGCATGCCGCGTAAAGGCAAGTTTCACC harbors:
- the ruvB gene encoding Holliday junction branch migration DNA helicase RuvB is translated as MTAENRIVSGNTEDLTEDLIETTLRPQLMAQYIGQDKVKNELKVYIQAAKARSEALDHVLLYGPPGLGKTTLAMVIANELNVRIHSTSGPAIERPGDLMVLLNELEAGDVLFIDEIHRLPRIVEEVLYSAMEDYYVDIIIGQGPTAHPVHFTLPPFTLVGATTKAGSLSAPLRDRFGIVSRMEYYSLEDLRQIVHRSADVLSTEIDESGAVEIALRSRGTPRVANRLLRRVRDFAQVYRDGLITKGIADKALSILSVDNKGLDDLDRQILTTMIRFYNGGPVGLSTIAANIGEEMETIEDMYEPYLLQLGFLQRTPRGRVATPMAYDHLGIKYDTEN
- the mutL gene encoding DNA mismatch repair endonuclease MutL, with product MAKIRELSQILTNQIAAGEVIERPASVVKELVENAIDANSTQIDVFIEEAGLRKVQVTDNGDGIAADEVKLAFTRHATSKIYTQDDLFRIHSLGFRGEALPSIASVAKVSIETAVADQSGTYLSIKGGVIGEERPNKSRKGTTIIVEDLFYNTPARLKYIRSLQTELSNITDIMNRIALSHPEIAFRLHHEGNQLLHTAGNGDLRQTIAGVYGTLTAKKMKLIENENLDFKVKGYISLPDTTRASRNYITLILNGRFIKNYALNKAIIDGYGSKLMVGRYPLAVIVLEADSLLLDVNVHPSKKEVRISKEKELGELIQNAVAAVLRTEERIPSGIENLKFKRQSPVDSIRTEQLSVSFRSFDQELVQETEVNLPATSEHEDFRSLETSLNNGPIHNENDEHIKFLTDSAEIEVREDFSLPSEEQEVYVVPFSDKPKQDRNAPEMPCLSGEAKNTDAHEEPIMKTVQKIEAETEKGTGSKRPFPDLHFFGQMHGTYLFAQNETGLYIIDQHAAQERIKYEYYREEIGKVSADLQGLLIPIILDYPANEFQLIQESREKLEAMGLFLEPFGQNSFIVEKHPAWFTPGEEEDILKELVEMFLAEGDISIKKLREATAIMMSCKRSIKANHFLSDKEARRLLADLAETDNPYNCPHGRPVLIQFSNQDMEKMFKRIQDPH
- the ruvA gene encoding Holliday junction branch migration protein RuvA, producing the protein MYEYIKGKLVYVGPLYVVLENGGIGYQLQVANPFRFSGSLNQDVTFYIYQAVREDAITLFGFKDYTEKQLYLKLISVSGIGPKSGLSILASDDHLGLIQAIETDNVGYLVKFPGVGKKTASQIILDLKGKLGELLPDTYWMEEHPVNEPAGAQSAVLTEALEALAGLGYSDREVKKILPLLEKENYTSAEEVLRTAFKLLLKG
- the msrB gene encoding peptide-methionine (R)-S-oxide reductase MsrB, translating into MDNKEEQLKRLTPLQYEVTQNEATERPFSGEYDDFYEKGIYVDIVSGEPLFSSADKYDAGCGWPSFAKPISTLKELEDRKLMRKRTEVRSAQADSHLGHVFEDGPAELGGLRYCINSAALRFVPYDRLDAEGYSEYKQLFE
- a CDS encoding DUF937 domain-containing protein, encoding MVQINDISEMMGELNKESSIQALGSKTGVDASILPKLAVVAIPLILRALSKNAESKAGKDSLSDALEKHKGQTKDVSSIEDVFKKVDTDDGDKILDHAFGDKDKVVDQIAAQTGISKSEVAKVLASMAPMILGMLADKKDADGLDSDGVAKQTDIFSKQAEETATKNFDITDLFPKQSGTATPSATGGLGGILGSILGNLF